The Armatimonadota bacterium genome window below encodes:
- a CDS encoding molybdopterin-dependent oxidoreductase — MDQGFRITRREFLASLPAAAAALLRSDLPEQLLSFSILQPLEPGLNPLQRYPNRDWERVYRELYTPDFTFHYLCAPNDTHGCLLRASVKNGVVVYADPSFGYGKATDLYGNQASARWDPRICISGLAYVRRFYSDRRVKGPMIRKGFKEWVDAGFPRDPETGRPPARYFEGRGKEEFVRVRWDEAFTYVAKTLLNIAQTYSGELGKQRLLRQGYDPDMVEAMEGAGTRTLKFRGGMPFIAPFRVGGLYRMANMMALLDAHVRGVGPEEAKGGRHWDSYSWHTDLPPGHPMVTGQQTLDFDLYTAENARLITLWGKNWIATKMPDGHWLTEAKLHGAKVVTIAPEYQSSSSKADEVIIIRPGTDAALALGIAHVLIRERLYDEAFVQQFTDLPLLVRMDTLKELRARDVFPDYRPAPLHNATRVLKPGEPVPPPAEQDAQLIPQALREQWDDFVVWDRKTNAPRVVTRDQVGRHFAATGLDPALEGEFEVTLRDGGRVKVRPVFDLLKQYLLDTWTPENTSRVTGAPAEAVLNLAREIAQNKTKTLFVTGMGPNHFFNNDLKDRAIILVAALTNNIGHFGGTVGSYAGNYRLALLPGIVQYINEDPFHPELDPSRPARTRAYVKGESAHYFNYDDRPLRVGRKQFTGKTHMPTPTKSAMWALSNSILGNAKWAHNVIVNTLPKIEMLVVADWFWTATCEYADVVFAVDSWAERKLPDVYGSVTNPFLQAWPPSPLPRIFDTRDDLECWAGVAAKLAELTGERRFRDYWHFVLEGKPEVYIDRAFRAGNTTRGYTFQQLLESCRNGTPLYLLTRTSPKVVGWEQTQESKPWYTKTGRLEFYREEDEFIEYGENLPVHREPVDGTHHEPNVIVANPHPALRPAPPEAYGLRPDDLRTEVRQVRNVVRSPEEVARSRHPLRKLGYTHILITPKYRHACHSTGASTDLDVVFWGPFGDFYRHDRRKPWVSEGYIDLNPEDAKRLGIADGDYAWCEADPQDRPFVGHERKPEERRIFRWLVRARYHPSIQPGTARAWFHFYIATHGSVEGHEKRPDGLAKNPRTNYQAAYRYGSHQSVTRAWLRPTLQTDSLVRKDPIGQLLGTGFALDVHCTVGAPKESYVRIRRAEPGGEDGKGLWTPAAQGFRPRFESEALRRYLAGQFITVKRR; from the coding sequence GTGGACCAAGGCTTCCGCATCACCCGCCGGGAGTTCCTCGCAAGCCTTCCCGCCGCTGCCGCCGCCCTCCTGAGGTCGGATCTCCCGGAGCAGCTCCTGAGCTTTTCGATCCTGCAGCCCCTCGAACCGGGTCTCAACCCCCTGCAGCGCTACCCGAACCGGGACTGGGAAAGGGTGTACCGGGAGCTGTACACCCCTGACTTCACCTTCCACTACCTGTGCGCGCCCAACGACACCCACGGCTGCCTGCTGCGCGCCAGCGTGAAGAACGGGGTCGTGGTGTACGCGGACCCCAGCTTCGGCTACGGAAAGGCCACGGACCTGTACGGCAACCAGGCCTCGGCCCGGTGGGACCCGCGCATCTGCATCAGCGGCCTCGCGTACGTCCGCCGCTTCTACTCCGACCGCCGGGTCAAGGGCCCCATGATCCGCAAAGGATTCAAGGAGTGGGTGGACGCGGGGTTCCCGCGCGACCCCGAGACGGGCCGGCCGCCCGCCCGGTACTTCGAGGGCCGCGGGAAGGAGGAGTTCGTGCGCGTGCGCTGGGACGAGGCGTTCACGTACGTGGCGAAGACGCTCCTGAACATCGCCCAGACGTACTCGGGAGAGCTGGGCAAGCAGCGGCTCCTCCGCCAGGGCTACGACCCCGACATGGTGGAGGCCATGGAGGGAGCCGGTACCCGCACCCTCAAGTTCCGCGGCGGCATGCCCTTCATCGCGCCCTTCCGGGTCGGGGGCCTCTACCGGATGGCCAACATGATGGCCCTGCTGGACGCCCACGTGCGCGGGGTGGGGCCCGAGGAGGCCAAAGGGGGCCGGCACTGGGACAGCTACTCCTGGCACACGGACCTGCCTCCGGGCCACCCCATGGTCACCGGCCAGCAGACGTTGGACTTCGACCTGTACACCGCGGAGAACGCGCGATTGATCACCCTGTGGGGCAAGAACTGGATCGCCACGAAGATGCCGGACGGGCACTGGCTCACGGAGGCCAAACTGCACGGCGCCAAAGTGGTCACCATCGCGCCGGAGTACCAGTCCAGTAGCTCCAAGGCGGACGAGGTGATCATCATCCGGCCGGGCACGGACGCGGCGCTGGCGTTGGGGATCGCGCACGTGCTGATCCGGGAACGGTTGTACGACGAGGCCTTCGTCCAGCAGTTCACGGACCTGCCTCTGTTGGTCCGCATGGACACCCTGAAGGAGCTGCGGGCCCGCGACGTGTTCCCGGACTACCGGCCGGCCCCCCTGCACAACGCCACCCGGGTGCTGAAACCCGGGGAACCCGTCCCGCCCCCGGCCGAGCAGGACGCCCAGCTGATCCCCCAAGCCCTCCGGGAGCAGTGGGACGACTTCGTGGTGTGGGACCGGAAGACCAACGCCCCCAGGGTGGTGACCCGGGACCAGGTGGGCCGCCACTTCGCGGCCACGGGGCTGGACCCGGCCCTGGAGGGCGAGTTCGAGGTCACCCTCCGGGACGGAGGCCGGGTGAAGGTCCGGCCCGTGTTCGACCTCCTCAAGCAGTACCTCCTGGACACCTGGACGCCGGAGAACACCAGCCGCGTCACGGGGGCCCCGGCGGAGGCGGTCCTGAACCTGGCCCGGGAGATCGCGCAGAACAAGACCAAGACCCTGTTCGTGACGGGGATGGGCCCCAACCACTTCTTCAACAACGACCTGAAGGACCGGGCCATCATCCTGGTGGCCGCCCTCACGAACAACATCGGCCACTTCGGCGGTACGGTGGGGAGCTACGCGGGGAACTACCGGCTCGCCCTGCTGCCCGGCATCGTCCAGTACATCAACGAGGACCCCTTCCACCCAGAGCTTGACCCCAGCCGGCCCGCCCGCACCCGCGCCTACGTGAAGGGTGAATCGGCCCACTACTTCAACTACGACGACCGGCCCCTGCGGGTGGGCCGCAAGCAGTTCACCGGCAAGACCCACATGCCCACCCCCACCAAGTCGGCCATGTGGGCCCTCTCGAACTCCATCCTCGGGAACGCCAAGTGGGCCCACAACGTCATCGTGAACACCCTCCCGAAGATCGAGATGCTGGTGGTGGCGGACTGGTTCTGGACCGCCACCTGCGAGTACGCGGACGTGGTGTTCGCGGTGGACAGCTGGGCTGAACGGAAGCTCCCGGACGTGTACGGGTCCGTCACGAACCCCTTCCTGCAGGCGTGGCCGCCCTCGCCGCTGCCGCGCATCTTCGACACCCGGGACGACCTGGAGTGCTGGGCCGGGGTCGCGGCGAAGCTGGCGGAACTCACCGGAGAGCGCCGGTTCCGCGACTACTGGCACTTCGTGCTGGAGGGCAAACCTGAGGTGTACATCGACCGCGCTTTCCGGGCCGGCAACACCACCCGCGGGTACACCTTCCAGCAACTCCTCGAGAGCTGCCGGAACGGGACCCCCCTGTACCTGCTGACCCGCACGAGCCCCAAGGTGGTGGGCTGGGAACAGACCCAGGAGAGCAAGCCCTGGTACACGAAGACCGGCCGGCTGGAGTTCTACCGGGAGGAGGACGAGTTCATCGAGTACGGGGAGAACCTACCGGTCCACCGGGAGCCGGTGGACGGCACCCACCACGAACCCAACGTGATCGTGGCCAACCCCCACCCCGCCCTGCGGCCCGCGCCCCCGGAGGCCTACGGCCTGCGGCCGGACGACCTGCGCACGGAGGTCCGGCAGGTCCGCAACGTGGTGCGCAGCCCCGAGGAGGTGGCCCGCAGCCGCCACCCCCTGCGCAAACTGGGCTACACCCACATCCTCATCACGCCCAAGTACCGGCACGCCTGCCACTCCACGGGCGCCAGCACAGACCTCGACGTGGTGTTCTGGGGACCCTTCGGGGACTTCTACCGGCACGACCGTCGCAAGCCGTGGGTCAGCGAAGGCTACATCGACCTCAACCCCGAGGACGCGAAGCGACTGGGGATCGCGGACGGCGACTACGCGTGGTGTGAGGCGGACCCTCAGGATCGTCCCTTCGTGGGCCACGAGCGCAAGCCGGAGGAGCGGCGGATCTTCCGGTGGCTCGTGCGGGCCCGCTACCACCCCAGCATCCAGCCGGGGACGGCCCGGGCCTGGTTCCACTTCTACATCGCCACCCACGGCAGCGTGGAGGGGCACGAGAAGCGGCCCGACGGGCTCGCCAAGAACCCGAGGACCAACTACCAGGCCGCCTACCGGTACGGGAGCCACCAGTCCGTCACGCGTGCCTGGCTGCGGCCCACCCTGCAGACCGATAGCCTGGTCCGCAAGGACCCCATCGGCCAGCTGCTGGGCACCGGGTTCGCGCTCGACGTCCACTGCACCGTGGGCGCGCCGAAGGAGAGCTACGTGCGGATCCGCCGGGCGGAACCGGGCGGGGAGGACGGGAAGGGCCTGTGGACTCCGGCCGCACAGGGCTTTCGGCCCCGCTTCGAGTCCGAAGCTCTGCGCCGGTACCTCGCGGGCCAGTTCATCACCGTGAAGCGGAGGTAG